GTGATCGCCGCGGCCTTCGCCCTCTACGGAGTCTTCACGGCGATGACCGCCGGCGTGGAGAGGGCCTTCATAGCCGAGATCGCCCCGGCGCACCTGAAGGGCACCATGCTGGGTCTGCACGCCACCATCGCGGGGATCGCGCTCCTGCCCGCAAGCATACTGGCCGGCCTGCTCTGGGACGTATTCGGCCCGGTGGCCCCGTTCGCGACGGGCGCCGGCCTTTCGCTCGCCGCCGCCCTCACGCTGGCCCTGGGACTCCGCACGGGAGGGGAACCCGTCAGAGCATCCGCCTGAGGCAGGACGCCAGGTACTCGTACTGCGATATGTCGTTGTAGAGCTGCGCCGAGATCCGCAGGATCCGCAGCCTCTCCCTCCTGACGTACGATACCGGGACCTCGATCCGGCACTCCTCGAGGAGACGCCTCTGGAGCGGGTCCATCCATATCCAGTCGGGCAGGGGTGGATCGGGAGGATCGATCCAGGGCAGCTCGAAGGAGGCCATGGCCCCCGTCATCGAGTCCGGACAGGACTGTCCGACACCAAGTGCGTCGGCCACGATGCCGCGGGCCCGGAGGACCAGGGTCCGGTTGGCCTCCATGACGGCCGGGAGCCCGCCCGGCAGCAGCGAGGCGAGGTACTCCCCCGACCGGGAGACGCACAGGGCGGCGGTAGGATCCGTGGTCCCGCTCCACTGGAACTCGATCCTGAAGGCGCTCTGCCCGCTGTCGAAGTCGCCCGTGACGTGGCTGGTGGCCAGGGGGCGGGTTCTCTCCTGCATGTCCGAGCGAACGTAGAGCATGGCGCAGACCTTCGGCGAGCACAGCCACTTGTGGAAGTTGCCGGTGTAGAAGGCCGCGCCGATCGCCTGCATGTCGAGGGGAACCATTCCCGGGCCGTGCGCGCCGTCCACCAGAACCTCGACGCCCTTCCCGCGCATCGCGGCCACGAGCGGCGCAGGGTCCTGCACGAACCCGGTGGCACTCGTCACGTGATCGATGACGGCG
This DNA window, taken from Candidatus Fermentibacter sp., encodes the following:
- a CDS encoding aminotransferase class V-fold PLP-dependent enzyme, which translates into the protein MPPGSRFRKLWALDPDTVYLNHGSFGACPRDVLSFRAGLLAELEAAPMEFLVRRLPGLLQTELEYAEKLTGAEPGSIVFVPNATHGVNTALASFGLRRGDEVLVGSQEYFSTLNACMRHCATAGARCRVVPMPFPAPGPEGAAEAFLSMVTPATRLAVIDHVTSATGFVQDPAPLVAAMRGKGVEVLVDGAHGPGMVPLDMQAIGAAFYTGNFHKWLCSPKVCAMLYVRSDMQERTRPLATSHVTGDFDSGQSAFRIEFQWSGTTDPTAALCVSRSGEYLASLLPGGLPAVMEANRTLVLRARGIVADALGVGQSCPDSMTGAMASFELPWIDPPDPPLPDWIWMDPLQRRLLEECRIEVPVSYVRRERLRILRISAQLYNDISQYEYLASCLRRML